A region from the Indicator indicator isolate 239-I01 chromosome 4, UM_Iind_1.1, whole genome shotgun sequence genome encodes:
- the LOC128981785 gene encoding galectin-related protein A-like, translating to MMDERCPKVEQYVGEIKGGLRPAMKLTVIGMVHSNPKSFSVTLLCDPLDANKDVGLLFTVNFSDKSITRNARVAGKWGREEKTIPYFPFTAGDTFKMELLCEHQQIRVLLDGRQLCDFTHRIQPLNLVKALQITGDIKLTKVA from the exons ATGATGGACGAAAGGTGTCCCAAA GTGGAGCAATATGTTGGTGAAATTAAAGGTGGCCTGAGACCAGCCATGAAACTCACAGTCATAGGAATGGTGCACTCCAACCCCAAGAG cttttcagtgACTCTGCTCTGTGATCCATTGGATGCAAACAAAGATGTTGGGCTGTTGTTTACAGTTAACTTTAGTGACAAATCCATCACCCGAAATGCTCGAGTTGCTGGGaagtggggaagagaagagaagactattCCCTACTTCCCATTTACAGCAGGAGACACATTTAAG ATGGAACTCCTATGTGAACACCAGCAAATACGAGTCCTGCTTGATGGACGGCAGCTCTGTGACTTCACTCACCGTATTCAGCCTCTGAACTTAGTGAAAGCTTTGCAGATCACAGGGGACATCAAGCTTACCAAAGtggcttga